One window of Streptomyces sp. SUK 48 genomic DNA carries:
- a CDS encoding PLP-dependent cysteine synthase family protein: MTTTVVASAAKAHSSVVEATELPRIIRLTDNLYAAAFSLMKLLPARYIIDQAEAAGTLLPGTPVIETSSGTFALGLAMVCRLRGYPLTIVGDAAIDRELYTRLTMLGATVEIVEDTGQPGGIQGARLARVEELRLERPDSFVPGQYDNPDNPAAYGSVAELIGGTLGPVDCLVGPVGSGGSTGGLAAALRLSDPALHLVGVDTHGSIIFGTPDRPRMLRGLGSSIHPGNVRHSAYDEVHWVTAPEAFHATHELFRTHGLFMGPTSGASFQVAAWWARQNPDSTVVAVLPDEGYRYQSTVYNEAWLREQGITPAADPAGPALVEHPLDAPATWSRLLWARRRFDDVMVPGAGA, encoded by the coding sequence ATGACGACGACCGTGGTCGCGAGTGCCGCCAAGGCGCACTCGTCCGTAGTGGAAGCCACCGAGCTCCCGCGCATCATCCGACTCACCGACAACCTCTACGCGGCCGCCTTCAGCCTGATGAAGCTGCTGCCCGCCCGCTACATCATCGACCAGGCCGAGGCCGCCGGGACCCTGCTGCCGGGCACCCCCGTCATCGAGACCTCGTCGGGCACCTTCGCCCTCGGCCTCGCCATGGTGTGCCGGCTGCGCGGCTACCCCCTCACCATCGTCGGCGACGCGGCGATCGACCGGGAGCTGTACACCCGGCTGACGATGCTCGGCGCGACGGTGGAGATCGTCGAGGACACCGGACAGCCCGGCGGCATCCAGGGCGCCCGGCTCGCCCGGGTGGAGGAACTGCGCCTGGAGCGCCCGGACAGCTTCGTACCGGGCCAGTACGACAACCCCGACAACCCGGCCGCGTACGGCTCGGTCGCCGAACTGATCGGCGGCACCCTCGGCCCGGTGGACTGCCTGGTCGGCCCGGTCGGTTCGGGCGGCTCCACGGGCGGTCTCGCGGCGGCGCTGCGGCTGTCCGACCCGGCCCTGCACCTGGTCGGCGTCGACACCCACGGCTCGATCATCTTCGGCACCCCGGACCGCCCCCGGATGCTGCGCGGCCTGGGCAGCAGCATCCACCCCGGCAATGTGCGGCACTCCGCCTACGACGAGGTGCACTGGGTCACCGCGCCCGAGGCGTTCCACGCCACCCATGAACTCTTCCGCACCCACGGCCTGTTCATGGGCCCGACGAGCGGCGCGTCCTTCCAGGTCGCCGCCTGGTGGGCGCGGCAGAACCCGGACAGCACGGTGGTGGCCGTACTGCCGGACGAGGGCTACCGCTACCAGTCGACCGTCTACAACGAGGCATGGCTGCGCGAGCAGGGCATCACCCCGGCCGCCGATCCGGCGGGCCCCGCCCTGGTCGAGCATCCGCTGGACGCGCCGGCGACCTGGTCGCGGCTGCTGTGGGCGCGGCGGCGGTTCGACGATGTGATGGTGCCCGGAGCGGGCGCATGA
- a CDS encoding kinase, giving the protein MADHSGWRLGIASAPIHHGEILQGVFPHEGGLSRGLVTLPCTIYKTHATFMPAPGAELTVSPAWKTKALRAAELTIAAISPDGDHPVGGHLDLSGDVPLCRGFGSSTSDVLATIWAVKDAFVSTLAPEDVARLAVQAELASDSLMFEETSVLFAQRDGEVIEDFGYRMPPVRVLGFGSRPQNNGQGVDTLAFPPATYGSDETRSFAELQAMLRDAIQTKDAALLGAVATASTEINQRHLPIPDLDRIRWIVREVGALGVQAAHSGDIAGILFDRDDREVEARTEHAKDLLHSTGIHEQWIFTTGD; this is encoded by the coding sequence ATGGCTGATCATTCCGGCTGGCGCCTCGGTATCGCTTCGGCTCCCATCCATCACGGCGAGATCCTGCAAGGTGTCTTCCCCCACGAGGGCGGACTCAGCAGGGGCCTGGTGACCCTGCCCTGCACCATCTACAAGACACACGCGACCTTCATGCCGGCCCCCGGTGCCGAACTGACGGTCTCCCCGGCCTGGAAGACCAAGGCCCTGCGCGCGGCCGAACTCACCATCGCCGCGATCAGCCCGGACGGGGACCACCCCGTGGGCGGCCACCTCGACCTCTCCGGAGACGTCCCGCTGTGCCGCGGCTTCGGCTCCTCGACCAGCGATGTCCTCGCCACCATCTGGGCGGTGAAGGACGCCTTCGTCAGCACGCTGGCCCCCGAGGACGTGGCCCGGCTCGCCGTACAGGCCGAACTGGCCTCCGACTCGCTGATGTTCGAGGAGACCTCGGTGCTGTTCGCGCAGCGCGACGGCGAGGTCATCGAGGACTTCGGCTACCGCATGCCGCCGGTGCGCGTCCTCGGCTTCGGCTCACGGCCGCAGAACAACGGGCAGGGCGTCGACACGCTCGCCTTCCCGCCCGCCACGTACGGCAGCGACGAGACCCGGAGCTTCGCCGAGCTCCAGGCCATGCTCCGCGACGCCATCCAGACGAAGGACGCGGCCCTCCTGGGCGCGGTGGCCACCGCCAGCACCGAGATCAACCAGCGGCATCTGCCGATACCGGACCTCGACCGGATCCGCTGGATCGTCCGGGAGGTCGGCGCCCTCGGGGTGCAGGCCGCCCACAGCGGGGACATCGCCGGAATCCTCTTCGACCGCGACGACCGCGAGGTCGAGGCCCGCACCGAACACGCGAAAGACCTTCTGCACAGCACGGGCATCCACGAGCAGTGGATCTTCACGACGGGTGACTGA
- a CDS encoding ATP-grasp domain-containing protein: MSDRLLLLIESNTTGTGRQFARRAVAAGIEPVLLGADPGRYPYAAEDGLRTVTVDTADPEALWSAVRELAADTEIAGVLSSSEYFVATAAELAARLGLPGPSADAVRACRDKTTQRRLLAGAGVPVPGFTEVGEVAEAVDAAARLGLPVVVKPVQGSGSVGVRLCASPGEVADHAGALLAATVNERGLAAPTRILVESYLTGREFSVEVVGHEAVVTVAKHVGPPPVFVETGHDLPAALPARQRDALTGCAVAAVRALGLGWGAAHVELRLDDDGPRVIEVNPRLAGGMIPELVRRARGIDLVTAQVRAAAGLPVTPEGDRDGGASIRFLTVDAAGTLGPADAVEAALSRAREVPGVVDAALYRAPEAPVGPAEDFRGRLGHVITNGSSAAAAARAAEEALAGLATALRPPAADRTERTDRSDHRDRKETV; this comes from the coding sequence ATGAGCGACCGGCTGCTCCTCCTGATCGAGTCCAACACCACCGGCACAGGGCGCCAGTTCGCACGGCGGGCCGTCGCGGCGGGCATCGAACCGGTGCTGCTCGGCGCCGATCCCGGACGCTATCCGTACGCCGCCGAGGACGGCCTGCGCACGGTGACCGTCGACACCGCCGACCCCGAGGCCCTCTGGTCGGCGGTGCGGGAACTGGCCGCGGACACGGAGATCGCGGGCGTGCTGTCCAGCTCCGAGTACTTCGTGGCCACCGCCGCCGAGCTGGCGGCCCGGCTCGGCCTGCCCGGTCCGTCCGCCGACGCCGTACGGGCCTGCCGCGACAAGACCACCCAGCGCCGCCTCCTCGCCGGGGCCGGGGTGCCGGTGCCCGGGTTCACGGAGGTGGGCGAGGTCGCGGAGGCCGTCGACGCGGCCGCCCGGCTGGGCCTGCCCGTGGTGGTCAAGCCGGTGCAGGGCTCCGGAAGCGTCGGGGTACGGCTGTGCGCGAGCCCCGGCGAGGTCGCCGACCACGCCGGCGCCCTGCTGGCGGCCACCGTCAACGAGCGGGGGCTGGCCGCGCCGACCCGGATTCTGGTCGAGTCGTACCTGACGGGCCGGGAGTTCTCGGTCGAGGTGGTCGGGCACGAGGCCGTGGTGACCGTCGCCAAACACGTCGGTCCGCCCCCGGTGTTCGTCGAGACCGGCCACGACCTGCCCGCCGCCCTGCCGGCGCGGCAGCGGGACGCCCTGACCGGGTGCGCGGTCGCCGCCGTACGGGCCCTCGGGCTCGGCTGGGGCGCGGCGCATGTGGAGCTGCGGCTGGACGACGACGGGCCCCGGGTGATCGAGGTCAACCCGCGGCTGGCCGGCGGGATGATCCCCGAACTGGTGCGCCGCGCCCGGGGGATCGACCTGGTCACCGCGCAGGTGCGGGCGGCGGCCGGGCTGCCGGTGACGCCGGAGGGCGACCGGGACGGCGGGGCGTCGATCCGCTTCCTCACCGTCGACGCGGCGGGCACCCTCGGTCCCGCGGACGCCGTCGAGGCGGCCCTGTCCCGAGCCCGGGAGGTGCCGGGGGTGGTGGACGCCGCGCTGTACCGCGCGCCGGAGGCGCCGGTAGGTCCCGCCGAGGACTTCCGGGGCCGGCTGGGCCATGTGATCACGAACGGTTCCTCCGCGGCCGCCGCGGCGCGGGCGGCCGAGGAGGCGCTGGCCGGACTGGCCACCGCGCTGCGCCCCCCGGCCGCGGACCGGACGGAGCGCACCGACCGCTCGGACCACCGTGACCGCAAGGAGACCGTATGA